Genomic window (Acropora muricata isolate sample 2 chromosome 11, ASM3666990v1, whole genome shotgun sequence):
ATACAGCAGTTTCTTGGTGAACAGTACCAGAATAGCTTTCACTATATTCTAATTTTATAATTAGTGTCAATATTTTATATTGTTGGCAATATTAAAAATTCATGTCTGGAAAATCGAGACAAACTTCAATACAACTGATTTCCAATACTCATTATTTCTAGAAGATCATTTGAAGCGCTGTTTCCTCGTGTGTTACTGTAAAACAAAGACAAGAAACTCATGtccgtgccgcacgtgcagtacgATTATTTTACCTCACTccaccaatcatatcattgttttctggcgttctCGGTGCTGGTGTCGTTTCTTCAACTCCCTGATTGAGAGTTTAAGAAAAGGCGAAGGAAACGACAAAGTTGAAAATcgatgatttgattggttgaatgaggaaagctaatcgtgctgcatgtgctGCACGCTTTTAAGTGAAATTTTTgtcgtagtctgccaaacgacgacgtgaaattttcatagcTGAacttctgacgacaacgcaagctTAGACCAGGAAATCCTTCTTTCGAgacctttacatgaaaaccacaCCACGTGACAAccttggaataatcgcaaaacacttaaactaaagcaaagttctattttaaaatgacgttttcgttgcaacaGCTGTCGAAGCTAcctaaactccctaataatggCATGTAAACCGACATATGCTAATTCCGAACTCACAAGGTTTAGTGTGTTATTTTCCCTTTCGTTTTCGTAAGCTTCGTGTATACTTGTTTCTTTGTGATTAATTTCTATAGCGCTCAGGTACTACAGGTACTACAGCTAGTTCAGGCGATGTCTGTGTCTCTAAGTAGCACTTTTCGATATTGATTTGCAGTAGTTTCTGCCTCCTTAATTTTaagccccgtccacacgtatccggaaatttgtgaaaacgcaaattttttttacgaatacgaaTTTCCGAGTACGTGTGGACATGGCCTTAATCTGAATACCACAGCCAGTAATTCAATATTTTTGACGTGACTTTGCTATGCGGCTCAAGTGTTGTATTCCTTTCAGTGACCAATTAAAATAAGGCACAATGATTAGGTCACTGTTGACATTTAAGGTCTTGAATTATGTGAAACAACATCTACTTTCACTCAATTGATTGCCTCGTTAGAAATATATCCCCAAAAAGAGTTCATTTGTGGAGAACTACACCGAAATATGGCCTGTACTTTTTCGGTCAACTATACTATAACTCTTACCTATTCAAATTTGGCCTCTCCGCTACTGTCTTCTTGtctttttaagaatttttcCGTCAATTATTTTTAGCAAAAGGACGGCACGTACTAAAaccggaacaccggaacaccggAAAACTCCAGAACAGCCGAAAAAGCGCAGAACACCGAATTAAAATTGacggtgttgttttgtttacagaccatgcaaaaaatgaaatgtcaGTGTTATTTGTTTACCCACGTAGACAGTACAAAATTAGATCCGCAATGAATAGTAATATTACGTACTGGACGGTTTCAAGTTATCGACCTTTTTCGCTTGGTCTTTGTTTACTCATTACAGACCGCGCAACATTATCTGGAGAAAAAATTATCCATTCATATTCACGCGACTGTTTGAAAAGTTCTCAAGATTATAATCAGATAGGGGGGGGGAGCTGGAATGGTGGAATGGCACTCGCCCCTACCAGTGTGACCTGGGTACGCTCCCAGGACCCGCCTTCATATGCAGGTTTTCCTCTCTCCACAAAAACTAACacttcaaaattcaaattaatTCGATCTCATATTCGTTTACTTTATAAGGAGCCCTAAGCTCTTTTGTGCTACGTGGTTAAACTAATTATACTGACATTTCATATTTTACATGGTCTGTAATAGGAAAACAAACCAACACCGTCAATTTAGTTCGGTGAACCGGGGTTTGTCGGCTGTTCCGGTGTTCCAGGGTTTTCAGAGCGTTCCGGTGTTTCGGAGTATGATTggggtgttccggtgttcctggTTCTAGTACGTGCCAGAAAGGACAAATATCACAGTTTCTATATTGGAGTTAAGGCTGTGATTTGAAATTCACGCAAGGGCAACCATGAGCCGCAAAGATAACGAATTGAACAAGGTTCAAAATGACCtcacaagaaaaaaattgacatgCGATGATATTTTTGGAGCAAAAACACTTCCACAGCCAATGCTGCATTTGTTTGTGTAGTGGACAATTGATGGTTGACTTACTGATAACCTCCACGCCATTCAAGGGTGGAGTGCTAACACGAAGCTGAAACGCTGATTGGCTGGCGGAGAAGTCAATAAAGGTCGGATTCGAATTTTCTAGTATCCTACGTATAAGATAAATGCAGTATTCAGTCAAAAGCAGAAATTTACTGAGAGCAGATCAAGTTGACGCTATGGATACAAGAGAAACGACAATGTGGTTGAACAAGGAAGGACGGAGCAATTAGGCCTCCTTTGGAACAAGACAAAAATAATCGACAATTTGTACAGTTGGACGCGCAAGCTACGTTCATTCAATAATCGCTCGCCAGTGAAAATGTGGATTGACACGATTTTGATCGCATTTCTTATCTGCGCCATGACAACTTCCGGACTAGAAACAAAGCGGTTCGTTGATTGCAAAAAGTCTCAATGCGTGTTGAGGAAACCTCAAATATCCAATTTACAGTCAAAGAGCAAGACACTAAAAATACAAGAAATACAATGTTACATACAGACAAACCAGCGTGGAAGTAAATGCGTGGTTGATATTCACGCAGTTTTAACCGCAGTGCAAACTTCGCAAGATACAATGTTGTATTTTATGGCGACGTGTTTGACTCCGGTGAATATTACCTTTAAAAACTCCCAAAACGCCACAAAGAAAAACGTCATTTCTTACTTGGATTTACGAGGCCACTGCAGCATTTCAACGAGCGATATGTCAAAGTGGGGAAACGCAACAGATTTCCGAGTGTTTCGCATGATGAATAACGATGTTCTTGTCAACGACAACAGTGTGCAAATGAGCAACAGGCCAATCCCAGGATTAGAAAACATTGGTGGCCTGAAGGTTTACTACGCCAAACACAAGAAAATTCCCGACATATTCAAGAAATATCCATGGCCCAGCATGGCAGAGATCGCTTTCGTTGACTTGCAACTAACGTCGATTCCCACGGAACTTAAGACTACTATGCCTTTGCTCCAATCAATTATACTTTCTCACAACAACTTAACAAAGCCACCAGATTTTCCGTGGTATAACGACACGCTTAATCTTCCTCGGGGACTAAGAAAGAACCCGACTTATGGTTTCTATTACGAAGTCCGCAAGAATGTGTCTCCCATGATTTACCCACGATTTTTCGACCTGTCCTTCAACATGATAGAAGATTTATGGGCCCATGAATTTCGCGGACGTCTGAACTACCTAACCTCAAAGGAAACAGGTTGAAGTCAATTGGACGACATTGTTTCCGCAGCTTGAAAGGGGTTCAAATGATCGATCTAAGCCACAACAATTTACAACACTTACCATCGCAGCTGTTTCGTCAGCTCAACGATTTGCTGCTACTTAGGCTCAATTTTAACCAAATCTCAAACATTCCAAAGGAACTCTTTAAGAGTCAAAAGCAAATCAAACGAATTTACTTAGATCACAACAAAATAAAGTCTATTCCAAAGGGCTTATTTAGTGAGCTTAACAACATGGAACTTCTGCATTTAGAAAATAACCACATCACCGCAATTGACGACGAAGCTTTCGCAACTGATTCAAGTTCACTAAGTGAGATACACCTTCAAAATAACAGATTTACCCGTGTACCTATCTCGCTACTTTTGCTACGCCAAGCAAGACACATTGATTTGTCTTTCAACCGTTTGACATTTCAAGATCTTGACAAGACGATAGCAGAAGTGGACGACAAGTTTGTTAACCAATTCTTTAAAACTCATTTCCTCCTGGGACAAAGCGTAATTCAGATAAGCTTTGCACACAATCACTTCACCACAATCGACATCGAAGGAATGAATCAAACCAGGCGAATCAGGTTCGAATACTTTCTAAGGGTTTACGAAATCAACATGACAGGGAATCCCCTTTTGTGCGATGGCAAAATCCTGGGTTTTGTTCGGTGGCTGAAGGAGTGGATGAAAAATAACACAGGTTTGCGAGTTGTCAGACCCCAGCAGTTTTCAACCTGGAAGTGCGCTGCTCCCATGGCAATCAAGGACAAACCTATCCTGTCATTGCGTGAAGATCAATTTATATCTAACAGAAATCTAAGCAACTGTCCAAAAGAATGCAAGTGCTACGTTCGTTCTATGCACGGAACCGTCATCGTTGACTGCAAAGAAAAGGACCTCGTCGCCATGCCTCGCTCAGTTCCAGAAAGTCAAACTGAACTGTTCTTACAAATCAACGAGATCGAGGAGATTCCAAGCTATAGTTATTTAGAAAATGTCACATCACTCTATTTGAGTCACAACCAGATTGAACGACCGGACGAAAAGACAATCGACAGGCTAAAGCAAATTGAGACATTGTTCATCGACTCAAACAAACTGACTACATTACCACGAAACATTGAAAGCATAACTTTCACCAAGATTTCCCTGCAACACAATTTCTTTCGATGcgactgcaaaacaaaatggatgaaacAATGGCTGTTGCGACAAGAAGCTCACTTCGACAATATTGAAAATATCCTCTGCCACTCCGACCACGTGAAAGGTAAAGCCATCTCTCGCCTACCAGATGAAGAGTTTGTTTGCCTTCACACCGTGACAAGCAGGCCCCAAGCCGAGTCACCTGCTTTTAAAATAACCGCCTACACTCTTGGTGGCTTGCTTCTTGTGTTCTTGGTCGCTTTTCCAGTAGGGTACAAATTTCGCGGTGAAGTTAAAGTATTTATGTACACTCATTTCAATTGGCACCCCTTTGATCGAATCAACGATTTGGACCCAAACAAGACTTACGACGCCTTCATCTCGTTCAGCGGTAACGATTATGAGTGGATCTCCAATACGCTGTGTGTAAGACTAGAAAATCACGACCCACCCTACAAACTCTGCCTCCATCACCGTGATTTCTTGGTGGGTGCACCAATACAGCAAAACATTTTCAACGGCATAGAGAAAAGCAAACGAATGATTATGATACTTTCCAAAAATTTCGTCAGAAGCGAGTGGTGTTTGCTTGAATTTCGTGCCGCACACCAGAAAGTTCTAGAAGATCGAATCAATTATTTGATAATCATCCTGTTCGATGACGTCGACATGGCCGAAGTCGATGACGAAATAAAACTGTACATGCGCACAAACACCTATCTCAGCGTAAAGAACAAGTGGTTTTGGGAAAAGCTCTTTTACGCCCTGCCACAGAATAAGAACAGAGAAACCCAGGCGAACGATTGTGACCGAAGCGTTCACGTAAATTCAACGGCAGACGAGGACAACGATCTGTCGAGTGAAGAGGCACAAGTATGAACGACTCTCACAATGAAGCCCGCCAACTGTTAATGCGTTTCGCAAAAGAAGATTTGGAACAAGTAACTGCACGTTCAAAGGTGCGATATTCTGTTGGCGAGCTTCTCCACCTCAACCCTGACAAACAAGTGCGACTTTTTTGGCCCATAGAACCCTGGTGTTAGCGTCTTGTAGCAAAATAGTTTCTGTGCAGAGTCAATAGTGTCCCAGTAAGATTTTCAGGTAGTGTTCTTCACAAAGGATAGCATGAATGCATGTGATATGTAGAGAATAATACGAAGCCTCGCTCAACTCAGTATCTCACGAGTGCGCGCAGCAAACGACTTAGTTGAACCGGGTCTTATTTTGTgtattatataaacaccttaATAACAAGAACTAGATTTAATTACTGAAAGTGCGACCTTATTGACTGAAAGAAGACTGGTATTAGCATTTGGTACCAAAATATTTCCTTTGCAGAGTCAATAGTGTCAACAGAGCAAAATTCGCAGGAAGCGTTCTTCACAAAGGATAGCATGAATGCATAtgataaatagagaataatacatatAGGCGCGAGGAAAAGTTCGAgagttcaactcgatatctcacgagtgaacGCACCTTACTAAggagtttaagcaaccacgacgacggcggcaacaagaacgtcacgaATTTGCATATTCAAGTTAACAATTAAAAATGATCTAATTAGTTTTTAAGggtaataattaacagttattcttctcgaggacgcgccggatatgagctgatatatataaccaacgaggccgtaggccgagttggttattatcagctcatatccggcaagtccgagaagaataactgttttagtaaattttcaagcaattctcttgatttcttcgtgtgaaacctcctcaaatcgtgacattttctttaccgacgacgccgcgaaaaaaatttttccgacctccaaaatttcagaacaagaaattcgtcatcagtttttccttatttggtcaaacttaacgataatggctcatatgattggcttagggaaccaatcagaaagcttgaaaatcattatcatgagctaaaaatttactaataataattataacataatGTTCTTAATAGACGCATTTACAGAGCTCAATGCGCGTTACAATAAGAgataaaaaaatatagaaatgtCATTAAGAATATAGCTAGTTAATTACCAGGAGTATGCtgatttaaataaaaatgtttggAGTGATGACTTGAAGGATGTAAGTGTATGCTTTGATTTTATATGGTCGGGAAGTGAGTTCCAAAGTTTTGGAGCTGCAGAGGAGAACGCACAGTCACCATAGGTGGATGTTTTCACACGCGGTACTTGCAGGGTTGAACGACTCGATGAGCGCAATTTACGAGTTGGATTGTAGCGAGTGATTAGGGTTGTCAAGTAGCTTGGAGCAAGGGTAAGTTGTagtgctgagaaattcccaaGTTATTGCATCTAAACGTTAGCCCTGGGAAAGGAAATAGGACTACACAAgagcagacaaaaaaaaacaaggtggGATGCGAATTTCTCAGCACTAAAACTTAAAAAACTACTTACGCCATTCTAgcatcagtgctacacggcTAACGTTTTATACGTACCgcttaacaataaaaaaacccTAGTTTTTAGCTTTTGCAcgtgtatttttcatttttgtacttttggtaGCCGTTCTTGTCCATTGGACGACGTTTTGCcgctgtgtggacgacgtcagcaaaTGACTAcaaattttttcaattttgcccTCTTATCTCTGAAGTACTGATTCTAATTTAATTCGAGGATACTTGCTGAAAAAAGTTTGCCTGcgtaatgacttggaataatttcTCGAAACTTCCAGAGGAAATACCGAGTTGACATTTTCCCGCAGCcaatattattacaataataataataataataataataatttttttattagtatttatcCTTGTAAATGGTGTTGGTTTGATattcttaaataaattattatttttattgcctcaattaaaaaaaaaaaaattattattgttattattattattttgatattttccttcgcaccAGTCCCAAAGCGCCGTCGAGGCTCTAAAGCGCATGCCTTGGTTCTAAAGCGCGCTGGGCATGCGAAGAAAAACGCGACTAAATGGATTGGGTATGGAATGGGGATCTGAAATCGAAGCCTGTATCGACGCTGCTAAAACTCTGCGAGATTCGTTTGCCCATCGTTTGTAAATCATTCAAAAGAGAACGACCAGTTGAATGTTTAGGTCAATAAAAAGTAGCATTATCACTGCAATAGTTAAGAGTTAGGGACTGTAGTGAGTGCTTTACTtagaaataaactgcacgcgTGTCGATAtaaggggtatagaatggtctcatttaatttaaaagtgctcgcaaaatttggcctttgctcgaattcctcgcaaaaattagatgggtgctcgcttgctcaggctcgcaaaatttttgcgattgcttgtcaaatgctcgtgctcgcaaaaataaacactctgctcgcatgctcgcaaagaccattctaTAACCCTGATATACAATTaacgagatattttgaatactgaaCGAGGCCGTAGGTCGAGTTCAGGTATGAATTATATCTCGTTAATTACATATCTACACAAGGAAGCCTACCTTGGATGACTTCAGGAGGACATATCTTATAGACGTACTTTTAACCATCAAATGACAGTTGCACATCTAAAATATCTTGATAAGAGAAATCATTAGCATTAAGTTTTACCACGGTTTCCTTATATAGTATTCTATTACATGTAAAAGATATGAAATAAGCACCCACCCTGACTTTTCTTTAACCTCATCAACCCATGAATCTACCGTCTTACTTTTACTACTGTTGGTGTATACGAAGTATGCAAAGTACACCAAGCCGTTTTTctacaacgtgaccaacttgAAATAATTGCAAAGAACTTAACTTATTTTAATGTGACGCTTTCGTTGCAACAGCTGTCGTAGCAACTCAAACTCCCTAATGATGGCATGTAACCCGACATATGCTTATTCCGAACTCGCGGTATAAATTAAGCTTGTGACCAGATTTAGTGGGTTATTTTCCCTTCTGATTTCGTAAGCTTCGTGGATTAATTAAACCGTACATTTAACGAGTTCGCTCCTGTACTACAGCTAGTTCAGGCGAAGACTGTAGCACTTTGCGACACTGATTTGCAGCAGTTTCcgcctttttaattttaatcttAAAATCACTTAGAGTAATTATTCGGCAATTAATTCAATACTAATTAATTTAAGACTCTGACGTGCTCTATCATGTCGCTCAAGTGTTGTAGTTAAATTCAGTGACCAATTAAACGTAAGAAACAAGAATTACATCACTGTTGAGACTTGAGTATCTACTGTCACTCACGTGATTAGCGCGTTAGATTAGTGCGTTAGAAATGAAACATATCCCTAAAACCCACAGTTCATTTCTGAAGAACTGAACCAAAACATAGTGTTTTCATGTGGAACAACTGCGCGACATTAATTTTATGGCATTGCTTCAGTTTAACATGACTGCGGAAGTTTGAATAGAAGTTTACTGATTGACATcacaaaaataggaaatttgaGTGGCTGAAACAGAAGATCAGTTTTTGTTAGATGGTTGCTTACACTTGTTCCtataatctatttttagtacgcCCGCGCGTCGCTATTGGCTGTCCCGATCTTAGTTTATTATTGGTTAAAACTGAACTCTGAAATCCCGTCACAAAGCAAGTTCGATACTAGAGTTGATTTCCCTTTTAGCGTTGTACACATGGTCAATTTAAGCTGTTTCTTTTGGATTTCTGTTCCTGCGATTTATGTAATCTACCAAATGCGAATTCTGAAATTGATCGCGTGGTTTGCGCTGTTAAATCTGTTCGTATGGTTGATATAACGCACCTAAGTACTTTATTTTAACTTAGCAAAATTAGTTTCTTTGTTTGCAAATATGTGATTTACTCCAttatttttgaataaattaattgttGATACGATTAACGAGAGTCCAAAGTTCTCGGTTGTTGATCATTTTCATCCAACGGAACACATGGCCTGTATTTTTTCTGTCAACTACATCTGTTAATAATAAACCAGTTTGCAACACCACAATGTAACTCTTATCCATTCAGTTTTGGTCTCTCCTAGCTACTGTCTTGTTATCCTTTTAAGACATTTTATGGCAATTATTTTCAGTAGGAAATGACAAAGATCACAGTTTCCATGTTGGATATGAAAGTCACGAAATTCAAAAACGAACCCAGACCCGCTAATATAACAAACTAAACGACGTTCAAAACGACCTCAAAGAGAAAAATGTGACATATGATGATATTTTTGCCACAAAAATACTTGCAGACCCAATGATACATTTGTTAGTGGGGTAGATAATTGAAAGCTGACTTCCGGTGTACCTCCAAGCCATTGAAAGGCAAAGAGCTGACATGAAACTGAATCGTTGATTGGCAGGtgcagaagtaaaaaaaaagtcggATTCGAATTTTCTAGTATCTTACGTAAGATACTTGTAGCATTCAGTCAAAAGCGACAATTTATTGAGAGCGGATCAAGTTGTGGGTACAAGAGAAAACGATTATGTGGTTAAACAAGGAAGAACGGAGAAATTAGGCATCATTACGAACAAGACAACAACAATTAACAATTCGTACAGTTGGACGCGCAAGCTAAGTTCATTCAATAATCGATCGCCAGTGAAAATGGGGACTGACACGATTTTGATCGCAATTTTTCTCCTCTACGCCATGAAAACTTCCGGACAACAAAGACAGCGGTTCCTTGATTGCGAAAAGTCGCAGTGCGTGTTTACGAAATCTCAAATACCCACTTTCGAGTCAAAGAACCAGACAGTACAAATGCAAGGAATACAATGTAACATCCAAATGAACCAGACTGGAAGCAAATGCGTGGTTGATATTCACGCAGTTTTAAGCGCAGTAAAACCTTCGGAAAATCTAATGTTGTATTTTGTGGCGAGGTGTTTGACCCCGGTGCAAATTATCTTTAGCAACTACCAAAATGCCACCAACAAAAACCTTATTTCTTCGTTGTATTTACATGGCCACTGCAGCATTTCAACGAGCGATATGTCAAACTGGGGGAGCGCAACAGATTTccgattttttttcctgatgGAAAACGCTGTACACGTCAACGACAACAGTGTGAAAATGAGTAACAGGTCAATCCCTGGATTAGAAAACATTCGTTCATTGACGTTTTACAAGGCCAGACCCaagaaaatacttgaaatattCAAGGAGTATTCTTGGCCCAGGATGGCAGAGATCTTTTTCGCTAACTTACAGCTAACATCGATTCCTAAAGAACTAAAGACTACTATGCCTTTGCTTCAATCACTTGAACTTTCTAGCAACAACTTAACAAAGCCACCCGATTTTCCATGGTGTAACAACACCCTCAATCGCCCGTGGGGACTGAGCAGGAAGCACACCTTTAATGACCATTACACGATTGTGCCTCCAACGATTTACCCAAGATATCTCGACCTCTCCTTTAACAAGATAGAAAATTTATCGGCGCACGAATTTCGCGGCCTTTTGCACATACTTAATCTCAAAGGAAACAGGTTAAACTTGATTGGACGAGATTCTTTCCGCAGATTGAAAGGGGTTCAAATGATCGATCTAAGCCATAACAATTTACAACGCTTACCATCGCAGCTGTTTCGTCAGCTCAAAGATTTGCTACAACTTAGGCTCGATTTTAACCAAATTTCAAACATTCCAACGGAGATCTTTAAAAGTCAAAAGCAAATCAAAAGAATTGACTTGGATCACAACAAACTAACGTCTATTCCAAAGGGCTTATTTAGTAAGCTTAAAAACATGGAAGTTCTACATGTAGAAAATAACCAAATCACCACAATTGACGAGGAAGCTTTCCCAATTGATTCAACTTCACTACGTGAGATACAccttcaaaataacaaaattaccCGTGTACCTCGATCGCTACTCTTGCTACGCCATGCAAGACACATTGATTTGTCTTTCAACCGTTTGACATTTCAAGATCTTGACAAGACGATAGCGGAATTGGACGTAGCCAAGTTTATTTACCAACACCATGAAAGTGCAAGCTCACCTCAGCTCAGACTCCCAGAAAACGTAAACCAGATGAATTTTGCATACAATAATTTCACCACAATCGACATCGCTGGAATGAACCAATCCGGGCGAAGCATGTTCGAATACTTTCTAAGAGTTTACGAAATCGACATGACAGGGAATCCCCTTTTATGCGACGGCAAAATCCTGGATTTTATTCGCTGGCTGAAGCAGTGGATGCAAAATAGCACAGGTTTGCGAGTTGTTAGGCCCAAGCAGTTTTCAACCTGGAAGTGCGCTGCTCCGATGGCAATCAAAGACAAGCCTATCTTGTCAGTGCGTGAGGACCAATTCATATCTAAGAGAGATCTCAGCAACTGTCCAAAAGAATGCACGTGCTACGTGCGTTCAGCGCAGGGAACCGTCATAGTTGACTGCAAAGAAAAGCACCTCGTCACCATGCCCCGCTCACTTCCAGACGGTCAAACCGAACTGTTCTTACAAAGCAACGACATCCGGGAGATTCCAAGCTATGGTTACTTGGAAAATGTCACATCACTCTATTTGAGTCACAACCAGATTGAACGACTGGACGAAAAGACAATCGACCGGCTAAAGCGAATTCAGGTATTGTTCATCGACTCGAACAAACTGACTACATTACCACGAAACATTGAAAACGTAAGCTTCACCAGGATTTCCCTTCAACACAATTTCTTTCGATGCGACTGCAAAACACAATGGATGAAACAATGGTTGCTCCGAGAAGAAGCTCACGTCGACAACATTGAAAATATCCTCTGCCACTCCAACCATGTGCAAGGTAAAGCCATCTCTCGTCTACCAGATGAAAAATTTGTTTGCCTCGAAGGTGAGAATGACACAAGTCAGAACCCAAAAGAGCCACCGGGTTTTAAAATAACCGCCTACACTCTTGGTTGTTTGTTTCCTATGTTCTTGGTCGCCTTTGCAGTGGGGTACAAATTTCGCAGCGAAGCGAAAGTCTTTATGT
Coding sequences:
- the LOC136890561 gene encoding uncharacterized protein, which gives rise to MIDLSHNNLQHLPSQLFRQLNDLLLLRLNFNQISNIPKELFKSQKQIKRIYLDHNKIKSIPKGLFSELNNMELLHLENNHITAIDDEAFATDSSSLSEIHLQNNRFTRVPISLLLLRQARHIDLSFNRLTFQDLDKTIAEVDDKFVNQFFKTHFLLGQSVIQISFAHNHFTTIDIEGMNQTRRIRFEYFLRVYEINMTGNPLLCDGKILGFVRWLKEWMKNNTGLRVVRPQQFSTWKCAAPMAIKDKPILSLREDQFISNRNLSNCPKECKCYVRSMHGTVIVDCKEKDLVAMPRSVPESQTELFLQINEIEEIPSYSYLENVTSLYLSHNQIERPDEKTIDRLKQIETLFIDSNKLTTLPRNIESITFTKISLQHNFFRCDCKTKWMKQWLLRQEAHFDNIENILCHSDHVKGKAISRLPDEEFVCLHTVTSRPQAESPAFKITAYTLGGLLLVFLVAFPVGYKFRGEVKVFMYTHFNWHPFDRINDLDPNKTYDAFISFSGNDYEWISNTLCVRLENHDPPYKLCLHHRDFLVGAPIQQNIFNGIEKSKRMIMILSKNFVRSEWCLLEFRAAHQKVLEDRINYLIIILFDDVDMAEVDDEIKLYMRTNTYLSVKNKWFWEKLFYALPQNKNRETQANDCDRSVHVNSTADEDNDLSSEEAQHSVKSDNLLRADQVVGTRENDYVVKQGRTEKLGIITNKTTTINNSYSWTRKLSSFNNRSPVKMGTDTILIAIFLLYAMKTSGQQRQRFLDCEKSQCVFTKSQIPTFESKNQTVQMQGIQCNIQMNQTGSKCVVDIHAVLSAVKPSENLMLYFVARCLTPVQIIFSNYQNATNKNLISSLYLHGHCSISTSDMSNWGSATDFRFFFLMENAVHVNDNSVKMSNRSIPGLENIRSLTFYKARPKKILEIFKEYSWPRMAEIFFANLQLTSIPKELKTTMPLLQSLELSSNNLTKPPDFPWCNNTLNRPWGLSRKHTFNDHYTIVPPTIYPRYLDLSFNKIENLSAHEFRGLLHILNLKGNRLNLIGRDSFRRLKGVQMIDLSHNNLQRLPSQLFRQLKDLLQLRLDFNQISNIPTEIFKSQKQIKRIDLDHNKLTSIPKGLFSKLKNMEVLHVENNQITTIDEEAFPIDSTSLREIHLQNNKITRVPRSLLLLRHARHIDLSFNRLTFQDLDKTIAELDVAKFIYQHHESASSPQLRLPENVNQMNFAYNNFTTIDIAGMNQSGRSMFEYFLRVYEIDMTGNPLLCDGKILDFIRWLKQWMQNSTGLRVVRPKQFSTWKCAAPMAIKDKPILSVREDQFISKRDLSNCPKECTCYVRSAQGTVIVDCKEKHLVTMPRSLPDGQTELFLQSNDIREIPSYGYLENVTSLYLSHNQIERLDEKTIDRLKRIQVLFIDSNKLTTLPRNIENVSFTRISLQHNFFRCDCKTQWMKQWLLREEAHVDNIENILCHSNHVQGKAISRLPDEKFVCLEGENDTSQNPKEPPGFKITAYTLGCLFPMFLVAFAVGYKFRSEAKVFMYTHFNWHPFDRIKDSDPNKIYDAFVSFSGNDYEWISNTLRVRLENHDPPYKLCLHHRDFLVGAPIQQNIFNGIEKSKRMIMILSKHFVKSEWCLLEFRAAHQKVLEDRINYLIIILFDDVDMAEVDDEIKLYMRTNTYLSVKNKWFWEKLFYALPQNSNRETEAKDCHRSAYVNSTANEDYDLCSEGAKV